The Homo sapiens chromosome 16, GRCh38.p14 Primary Assembly genome includes the window aagtggaaccaaccctaatgtctatgaactggtgaatggataaacaaaatgtggtctatccatacagtggaatattattcagccatcaaaaTAATGTAATGCCAATTCATGCTATGACATAGATAAATCTTGAAAGCATTGTacaaagtgaaagaaaccaaacaTAAAGCTAcatatcatatgattccattcatatgaaatatccagaagatgcaaatccatagagacagaaagcagataagTGATaaccaggagctggaggaggagggaatgggAAGGGACAGCTAATTTGCACAATGTTTCTTTTTAgggcaataaaaatgttttggaattagagaatggtgatggttacacaacctTGTGAACATACTAAGAACCAGTGAgttgtgcactttaaaatggtgatttttatggtacctgaattatatttcaataaaaaagggaaaaacagaaaacagtgtTAATCATGTGCTACCTTTTGCATTAAAAagatagtagaaaaaaatatatgcttgTGTTTGCCTAAAGAAACTATGGAAGGATAtgcaaaaaactaataaaattggTTACTTATGAGGCAGAGGAAGTGGAAAACAGGGCAGGTAGGTATAAGGAGGGGAGCAAGCCTTTTCAATGCATGTCTTTCCATATTGCTTTGCTTTTTGAACCCTGTGAATTTTATATTAactattataaaacattaaacagcaacaagcaaacaaaaattctcaataaattgcttctttttttttctgcctgtacCACCATCTAGGCTGGACACCGCCCCCCAAATCCTGCCTTCTGGTGGGTCAATGGCACAGGAGCAGAGATCAAGTGGAGCTTTGAGGAGCTGGGGAAGCAGTCCAGGAAGGCAGCCAATGTGCTGGGGGGTGCATGCGGCCTGCAGCCTGGGGACAGAATGATGCTGGTACTCCCACGGCTCCCGGAGTGGTGGCTGGTCAGTGTGGCTTGCATGCGGACAGGTCAGTAAGCAGGGCTGGGAATTTTAGTTGGGGGCAGACACAACTTGCCAGAGCTTTGCAGTGTCCACAGGGTCTTGAAGATGGAGCAAAAATAAACTGTATGTGGAGTTGTGTTTACTTCCTATTTGCCTAACAATCACAGACTTGATTGTATAGTAGGGGCCAGACAATGATGTAATTGATAAAAGCAGGCCAGTGCAAGGCAGTAGGGAGTTGTGAGGACTGCGGCAAACTGGAGATCACATGCTTTATCAAATGGGGTCGCTGCTTCTCAACTCGAACCAAATGTTCCCACGACAGAATGAATACCAGTGTTATCAGAACTTCTGATTTGTAATTGAAAACTCTGGATTTTTATGAAAAATCCCCCTGTCTTTTAATGTTGGCatctatcattttaaaaagtcctgACTGGGACAAATCAAGCATATTTTCTGCTGGTTGTGGTTTGGGAGCCTTGCTTTAGTTGCTAGAATTTTACCCGAACGATGCAGTTATAGATGAGGGACCCTTATAACCAATCTATGTTAGTTTCACTCTTAGACTTTATGATTCTCATTATCACAGCATCATCCAGCTCCCAAAGGAAGGaagataaagatgaaataaaagaaCCAGTGATATTATCCCTTGCAGGAGGTTAGGGGGACAGGTCCTCCTGTTGTCATGAATGTCCAGGGCAGTGAAACATTATCTTCTTAGAATGGTTCCTTCAGCAGAGAAACAGAGGAGGaaagaggccacagtgagcctaGCAAGCCTCCACTGATGCTGAGTGAATAAGTGATCATGCACTTATTCAGACGGCTAGGGTTTTTaggctgttattattattattgttacgtCTTCCAGCTCATGCATTCCAaccctccccagccccttcctGCCTTCATCTCTTACCTCTATACCCAAGGCCTTCCCCGCTATCCACTCAACATCCCCTTCTGTTTTATGCCAGGGACTGTGATGATTCCGGGTGTGACTCAGCTGACAGAGAAGGACCTCAAGTACCGGCTGCAGGCGTCCAGGGCCAAGTCCATTATCACCAGTGACTCCCTAGCTCCAAGGGTGGATGCCATCAGTGCCGAATGCCCCTCCCTCCAGACCAAGCTGCTGGTGTCAGACAGCAGTCGGCCAGGCTGGTTGAACTTCAGGGAACTCCTCCGGTGAATTGGGGCTCTCCAGAACAGCAGAAAAATGAAGTCATTTCCCCTTTAAGCAACAAAAGATGAAATGCATTGCTGATTCCACACATAGAGAGCGAATCAGAGAGGAGCACTCCCATTGGCAGCCAGGCTGACCTGAGCATAATCCTGGTCCCTACCTTAATGTTCAAGGTCCCTCATTCAGTCAGTGCTGGATTTGTCAGCAGCTTTTCTGTGCTTCATTTGCTTCTATAATGCGGTGGTAGTTATTAGAGCTACCATTCAGAGTACATGAAATAACCAATATGGTGCATTTAGCACATAGCAGGTGGTCAGTTAATAATAAACTAGTGGCCATGTATTGGGTACTTAGTGTATCGCTAGATACTGTGCTATGTAAGCCTtcaccttcattcattcatgcagcGAAGATTTAATGAACATCTATTTCACGACAAGCATTGTGTTTGGTGTTCAGAACACCATAATGGATCAAACATCACCTTATTTAATCCCTGAACAGGACATTGTGATGGGCCCTTTaacccagttttacagatgaggaaactgagacttggaaaactaaagtgacttgcccaaggtgcTAAAAAGTAGTCAAGTCAGGAGTGGGCAGAGCCGAGAGCAGATGTGCCTTGGAG containing:
- the ACSM5 gene encoding acyl-coenzyme A synthetase ACSM5, mitochondrial isoform 3 (isoform 3 is encoded by transcript variant 4), whose protein sequence is MRPWLRHLVLQALRNSRAFCGSHGKPAPLPVPQKIVATWEAISLGRQLVPEYFNFAHDVLDVWSRLEEAGHRPPNPAFWWVNGTGAEIKWSFEELGKQSRKAANVLGGACGLQPGDRMMLVLPRLPEWWLVSVACMRTGTVMIPGVTQLTEKDLKYRLQASRAKSIITSDSLAPRVDAISAECPSLQTKLLVSDSSRPGWLNFRELLR